A single window of Lutzomyia longipalpis isolate SR_M1_2022 chromosome 1, ASM2433408v1 DNA harbors:
- the LOC129786163 gene encoding muscle-specific protein 20-like produces MPGRPLWQVAGKREPSQEAEAQHWIETVLGERFPQGVLYEDVLRDGVILCRLMNRLSPGIISRINTSGGDYKMMDNISQFQQACIKYGVADVDLFQTTDLWDRKNIALVTQTIFAVGRATYRHPEWKGPYLGPRPSEENRREFSDEQLRAGENIIGLQAGTNRGATQSGQSFGATRKILLGK; encoded by the exons ATGCCTGGACGTCCATTGTGGCag GTTGCTGGCAAGCGAGAGCCCTCCCAGGAGGCAGAGGCGCAACATTGGATTGAGACGGTGCTGGGTGAGCGTTTCCCTCAGGGTGTCTTATACGAGGATGTCCTACGTGACGGCGTTATCCTGTGTCGATTGATGAACAGATTGTCCCCCGGGATCATCTCGCGAATTAACACGTCCGGCGGTGATTACAAAATGATGGACAATATCAGTCA attCCAGCAAGCTTGCATCAAATATGGCGTCGCCGATGTTGACCTTTTCCAGACAACGGATTTGTGGGATCGCAAGAATATCGCCCTCGTCACTCAAACTATCTTTGCCGTAGGACGTgct ACTTACAGACATCCTGAGTGGAAAGGACCCTACCTTGGCCCCCGACCATCAGAGGAGAATCGTCGTGAATTCTCAGATGAGCAGCTGCGTGCTGGTGAGAATATTATTGGTCTCCAGGCTGGTACGAATAGAGGAGCCACACAGTCCGGGCAGAGCTTTGGCGCCACCCGAAAGATTCTTCTGGGAAAATGA
- the LOC129786168 gene encoding myophilin: MAPRNKEQEAEVLNWIGQVLGEKLSGDYENVLRDGIVLCKLINKIVPGSVKKIQERGTNFQLMENIQRFQAAIKKYGVPEEEIFQTADLFERRNIPQVTLCLYALGRITQLHPEYTGPTLGPKMAEKNERTFTEEQLRAHEGELNLQMGFNKGASQSGHGGFGNTRHM; this comes from the exons atggCG CCACGCAACAAGGAACAAGAAGCCGAAGTTCTTAACTGGATTGGGCAAGTTCTTGGTGAGAAGCTATCGGGTGACTACGAAAATGTCCTTCGGGATGGAATTGTGCTCTGCAAACTAATTAACAAAATTGTTCCTGGctctgtgaagaaaattcaagagcGTGGCACCAATTTCCAGCTCATGGAAAATATCCaaag atTCCAGGCTGCCATTAAGAAGTATGGCGTACCTGAGGAAGAAATCTTCCAAACAGCTGATCTGTTTGAACGCAGAAATATTCCCCAAGTTACCCTATGTCTTTATGCTCTAGGAAGGATT ACTCAACTCCATCCAGAGTACACTGGACCAACACTTGGACCCAAAATGGCCGAAAAGAATGAACGTACATTCACCGAGGAGCAACTTCGTGCTCATGAGGGTGAACTGAATCTTCAGATGGGTTTCAACAAAGGTGCCTCCCAGTCTGGACATGGTGGCTTCGGCAATACCCGCCACATGTAG
- the LOC129786147 gene encoding protein takeout-like has translation MLWNAIVTILCLLVSSSKGYITKKPAFLKTCPIMTVSEEEFTKCSTEDIQRLFQHLYTGIEGLEDVVVDPLKINRIKVLQGAGPVSLNASLSKVTVTGFRHTKVTESKVSPKDFSWDTSFFLPKVRIEGVYSMQGRILIIPLNGRGKCWLEPVNMNIYMHTKTRLIERDGFTFYNVTGTRVEYDISGLRLRFDNLFDGVKALEDSTNAYLNENWRPVNEGLKPVIAKTVEDILLRMMKKIFDNIPANFFVSDIPKPSELYGKSN, from the exons ATGCTTTGGAATGCAATTGTTACCATTCTTTGCCTTTTGGTTAGTTCCTCAAAAGGATATATCACAAAGAAAC CGGCCTTTCTAAAAACATGCCCGATAATGACTGTGTCGGAAGAGGAATTCACAAAGTGCTCAACCGAGGACATTCAGAGGCTCTTTCAACATTTATACACAGGAATAGAAGGTCTGGAAGATGTGGTTGTTGATccactaaaaataaatcggATCAAAGTATTACAAGGTGCCGGTCCTGTGAGTTTAAATGCGTCCTTGTCAAAAGTTACCGTGACGGGATTCAGACATACAAAAGTCACTGAAAGCAA AGTCAGTCCCAAGGATTTCAGTTGGGACACAAGCTTCTTCCTCCCAAAAGTTCGAATCGAGGGTGTCTACAGTATGCAGGGAAGGATACTAATTATACCCCTCAATGGTAGAGGCAAGTGTTGGCTTGAGCCTGTAAATATGAATATTTACATGCATACCAAGACGAGATTAATCGAGAGAGATGGCTTTACATTCTACAATGTCACGGGGACAAGGGTTGAGTATGACATCAGTGGCCTCAGGCTGAGATTCGATAATCTTTTCGATGGAGTCAAAGCACTTG AGGATAGCACGAATGCCTATCTGAATGAGAATTGGCGTCCTGTTAACGAAGGTCTCAAACCAGTTATCGCAAAAACCGTCGAGGATATCCTTCTGAGGAtgatgaaaaagatttttgacaacATTCCCGCCAACTTCTTCGTGTCAGATATACCAAAACCCAGCGAACTGTACGGCAAGAGTAACTAA